In Corynebacterium matruchotii, a single genomic region encodes these proteins:
- the recR gene encoding recombination mediator RecR, with protein sequence MFEGPLQDLIDELSRLPGVGPKSAQRIAFHLLHVDPIDITRLQAALGAVQQGVSFCRICHNISRDEVCRICADSGRDRSTICVVEEPKDIQVLERTGEFNGRYHVLGGALDPLNSIGPKELNITALLQRIGGVLPDRELADSTPEQPLFDTTPEITEVILATDPNTEGEATASYLARLLKDFPGLVVSRLASGMPLGGDLEFVDELTLSRALSGRLTL encoded by the coding sequence GTGTTTGAAGGCCCGTTGCAGGATTTGATTGATGAATTGTCGCGTCTGCCTGGGGTGGGGCCGAAGAGTGCGCAGCGTATCGCGTTTCACCTGCTGCATGTGGATCCGATAGACATTACTCGGCTGCAGGCTGCGCTGGGGGCCGTCCAGCAGGGGGTGAGTTTTTGCCGGATCTGCCACAACATTTCCCGGGATGAGGTGTGTCGGATTTGCGCGGATTCGGGCCGGGACCGGTCGACAATTTGCGTGGTTGAAGAGCCCAAAGACATCCAGGTTCTCGAACGTACTGGCGAATTCAATGGGCGGTATCATGTGCTCGGTGGGGCGTTGGATCCGCTGAATAGCATTGGCCCGAAGGAGTTGAACATTACTGCCTTGTTGCAGCGGATCGGCGGGGTGTTGCCGGATCGGGAGTTGGCGGATTCCACCCCAGAGCAGCCATTATTCGACACCACCCCGGAGATCACCGAGGTGATTCTTGCCACCGACCCCAACACTGAGGGGGAGGCCACCGCGAGCTATTTGGCGCGGCTGCTCAAGGATTTTCCGGGGCTGGTGGTGTCTCGTCTCGCATCCGGCATGCCATTGGGCGGCGATTTGGAGTTTGTGGACGAGCTCACCTTGTCGCGGGCGCTCAGCGGCCGACTAACGCTGTAG
- a CDS encoding MurT ligase domain-containing protein codes for MKFPRLRARTRAAIGLARLATFASRATGRGSGGMIGGLVAEKIDPQIMKNLGFGRPVALITGTNGKSTTTRMLATAIRSAHQVATNEGGDNMDAGIITALMAGQEASHVVLECDELHVPSVADRLQPSCLVLLNLSRDQLDRVGEINKIERALRQCVLNHPTMTVIANCDDVLVTSVAWEAKNVVWVSAGAGWKGDSVSCPRTGGRIIHHPDGTWEAVQPLADGTIFRRPEPTWTITPEGIHTPTNDIAPLALKLPGTANRGNATQAVAAAVECFGIPLDVAMSAVETVDDVAGRYSTLRLGNRDIHLLLAKNPAGWQEAMSMVDRTADGLVIAVNGQVADGEDLSWLWDVRFEDFGELAVKASGERGTDLAVRLTYAEIQHELVHNMMDAILACPEGRVEVLANYTAFRDLKRALVRRIEAETH; via the coding sequence ATGAAGTTCCCTCGTTTACGCGCGCGCACCAGGGCGGCCATTGGGCTGGCGCGGCTTGCTACTTTCGCTTCTCGTGCCACCGGGCGTGGCTCCGGCGGCATGATTGGCGGACTGGTTGCGGAAAAAATCGACCCCCAGATCATGAAAAACCTGGGATTCGGCCGGCCGGTCGCGCTCATCACCGGCACCAACGGTAAATCCACCACCACCCGAATGCTCGCCACCGCGATTCGCAGCGCACACCAAGTAGCCACCAACGAAGGCGGCGACAACATGGACGCCGGCATCATCACCGCCCTCATGGCCGGCCAAGAAGCCAGCCACGTGGTCCTAGAATGCGACGAACTCCACGTCCCCTCGGTAGCAGACCGGCTGCAACCATCCTGCCTGGTGCTCCTCAACCTGTCCAGGGACCAACTCGACCGGGTGGGCGAAATCAATAAAATCGAACGCGCCCTCCGGCAATGCGTCCTCAACCACCCAACCATGACCGTCATCGCCAACTGTGACGATGTGCTGGTCACCTCGGTGGCGTGGGAAGCGAAAAACGTGGTGTGGGTGTCGGCCGGCGCCGGCTGGAAAGGCGACTCAGTGTCCTGCCCCCGAACCGGTGGGCGCATCATCCACCACCCGGACGGCACGTGGGAAGCCGTCCAACCACTGGCCGACGGCACAATATTCCGCCGACCGGAACCCACCTGGACCATCACCCCAGAAGGCATCCACACCCCCACCAACGATATAGCGCCACTCGCCCTGAAACTACCGGGAACCGCCAACCGGGGGAACGCAACCCAGGCAGTCGCGGCAGCCGTGGAATGCTTCGGCATCCCCCTCGACGTGGCAATGTCCGCGGTCGAAACCGTGGACGATGTGGCCGGCCGATACTCCACCCTCCGGCTCGGCAACCGGGACATACACCTCCTCCTCGCCAAAAACCCGGCCGGCTGGCAGGAGGCCATGTCCATGGTGGACCGCACCGCCGACGGCCTCGTTATTGCTGTCAACGGCCAGGTTGCGGACGGGGAAGACCTGTCCTGGCTGTGGGATGTCCGATTTGAAGACTTTGGCGAACTCGCGGTGAAAGCCTCCGGGGAACGCGGCACAGACCTCGCGGTGCGCCTCACCTACGCCGAAATTCAACATGAACTCGTCCACAATATGATGGACGCCATTCTGGCCTGCCCGGAAGGCCGAGTGGAAGTGTTGGCCAACTATACGGCATTTCGGGATCTTAAACGCGCATTGGTGCGCCGGATTGAAGCGGAGACACATTAA
- a CDS encoding aspartate kinase, whose product MALIVQKYGGSSLESAERIRRVAERIVATKKQGHDVVVVCSAMGDTTDDLLDLAAQVNPVPPAREMDMLLTAGERISNALVAMAIASFGAEAQSFTGSQAGVLTTERHGNARIVDVTPGRVRDALDQGKICLVAGFQGVNKDTRDVTTLGRGGSDTTAVALAAALGADVCEIYSDVDGVYTADPRLVPDAQKLNQLSFEEMLELAASGSKILVLRSVEYARAFNVPIRVRSSYSNDPGTLVSGSMEDIPMEEAVLTGVATDNSEAKLSVLGIPDNPGEAAKVFRVLADAEINIDMVIQNISSLADNRTDITFTCPRADGPRAVELLMRLQNDGTCRNVLYDDQIGKVSLVGAGMRSHPGVTATFCEALRDAGVNIELINTSEIRISVLIRETDLAKSAKALHEAFELGGDKQAVVYAGTGR is encoded by the coding sequence GTGGCACTTATCGTACAAAAATACGGTGGTTCGTCACTCGAAAGCGCGGAGCGAATTCGCCGAGTCGCCGAACGGATTGTCGCTACCAAAAAACAGGGTCATGACGTGGTGGTCGTGTGCTCAGCAATGGGGGACACCACCGATGACCTGCTGGATCTTGCCGCCCAGGTCAATCCGGTGCCGCCGGCGCGGGAGATGGACATGTTGCTGACCGCCGGCGAACGCATATCTAATGCCCTGGTCGCCATGGCCATTGCCTCGTTCGGGGCGGAAGCACAATCATTCACCGGGTCGCAGGCGGGCGTGCTCACCACCGAACGGCACGGCAATGCGCGCATCGTGGACGTCACCCCGGGCCGAGTGCGGGACGCCTTAGACCAGGGCAAAATCTGCCTGGTCGCCGGCTTCCAGGGCGTGAACAAAGACACCCGCGACGTGACCACCCTGGGCCGCGGCGGCTCCGACACCACCGCGGTGGCCCTGGCTGCGGCGCTGGGGGCCGACGTGTGCGAAATCTATTCGGACGTGGACGGCGTATACACCGCGGACCCCCGCCTGGTGCCCGACGCCCAAAAACTGAATCAGCTATCGTTCGAAGAAATGCTGGAGCTTGCGGCATCCGGCTCGAAAATCCTGGTGCTGCGCAGTGTGGAATACGCGCGCGCCTTCAATGTTCCTATTCGTGTGCGCTCGTCGTACAGCAATGACCCCGGCACCCTCGTGTCCGGTTCGATGGAGGATATCCCTATGGAAGAAGCAGTACTCACCGGTGTGGCCACCGACAATTCCGAAGCTAAACTATCGGTGCTGGGCATTCCCGACAACCCGGGTGAGGCTGCCAAGGTGTTCCGCGTGCTCGCCGACGCCGAAATCAATATCGACATGGTGATCCAAAACATTTCCTCCCTTGCGGATAACCGCACCGACATTACGTTCACCTGCCCCCGCGCCGACGGCCCCCGCGCCGTGGAACTCCTCATGCGGCTGCAAAACGACGGCACCTGCCGCAATGTGCTTTACGACGACCAAATCGGCAAAGTCTCCCTGGTGGGCGCCGGCATGCGGTCGCATCCCGGCGTGACCGCCACCTTCTGCGAAGCCCTGCGGGACGCCGGCGTGAACATTGAACTCATCAACACCTCCGAAATCCGCATCTCCGTGCTCATTCGGGAAACCGATCTGGCGAAATCCGCGAAAGCCCTTCACGAAGCTTTCGAACTGGGTGGCGACAAACAAGCCGTCGTATATGCGGGAACCGGCCGCTAA
- a CDS encoding BRCT domain-containing protein yields MTTDPRRRSRRRRSGGAAHKPQSQSQPQPQSPAATPKPREVSQERAEELARTPFVAVTVKTTGIHPSTAQLVVIDAVVLTASGEPDSDFHAVLSVPDDPGPKHMHGLSREEIADGKSFSSILKALGKTIDGRTMITHNVPLVWGFIHKEARRAMTAAARANRRRGSRGKPRRRQRVGHVPRPVGIVDMLATARRRGVDLPDTRIRTVARMLGVECEPATATVERARQPEFDVTRAETLLVADMFFRDPDHVVVVKPDELQPDRFGLQRSSIRVAAANATPKFHNPGVFTGTLVQGMQIVVAPEITADPDDIIRAITTHDLSYSEKVTRQTSLVVCNKRNNLSGKAMHAARKGVPLMTDDEFLTLITTTQITPGEPTPPPETSPVLRSITGRSTRQPRKKGSRRVSRR; encoded by the coding sequence ATGACCACTGATCCACGCCGGCGTTCTCGGCGCCGCCGGTCGGGCGGCGCGGCACACAAACCCCAATCCCAATCCCAACCGCAGCCGCAATCCCCCGCGGCCACCCCGAAGCCCCGGGAGGTGTCCCAGGAGCGGGCCGAGGAATTGGCCCGCACCCCATTTGTGGCCGTGACCGTGAAAACCACGGGCATTCACCCGTCAACCGCGCAACTGGTGGTCATTGATGCGGTCGTGTTGACCGCCTCCGGGGAGCCGGATTCCGACTTCCACGCGGTGTTATCGGTGCCGGACGATCCGGGACCCAAACACATGCACGGATTATCCCGGGAGGAAATCGCCGACGGGAAATCCTTCAGCTCCATCCTGAAGGCATTGGGCAAAACCATAGATGGCCGCACCATGATCACCCATAATGTGCCGCTGGTGTGGGGGTTCATCCATAAAGAAGCGCGGCGGGCGATGACGGCCGCCGCCCGGGCAAACCGGCGACGGGGAAGCCGCGGAAAACCCCGGCGCCGGCAACGCGTCGGGCACGTGCCCCGGCCGGTGGGAATCGTCGACATGCTGGCCACCGCCCGGCGGCGGGGCGTGGACCTCCCCGACACCCGCATTCGAACGGTTGCGCGAATGCTGGGGGTGGAGTGCGAGCCGGCAACCGCAACGGTGGAACGGGCCCGCCAACCAGAATTCGACGTCACCCGGGCGGAAACCCTCCTGGTGGCCGACATGTTCTTCCGCGACCCCGACCACGTGGTCGTCGTCAAGCCGGACGAACTCCAACCAGACCGGTTCGGGCTGCAACGCTCCAGCATACGAGTAGCCGCGGCAAATGCCACCCCAAAATTCCACAACCCGGGCGTGTTCACCGGCACACTGGTCCAGGGCATGCAAATCGTCGTGGCCCCCGAAATCACCGCAGACCCCGACGACATCATCCGGGCAATCACCACGCACGACCTCTCCTACTCCGAAAAGGTAACGCGACAAACGTCGCTGGTGGTATGCAACAAGCGAAACAACCTGTCCGGCAAGGCCATGCATGCGGCCCGAAAAGGCGTGCCACTCATGACAGATGATGAGTTCCTCACGCTAATTACCACCACACAAATTACCCCCGGCGAACCAACCCCGCCGCCGGAAACTTCGCCGGTACTTCGCTCAATTACCGGGCGATCAACACGCCAACCACGGAAAAAGGGCAGTCGGCGAGTTTCCAGGCGATAG
- a CDS encoding DMT family transporter: MHDNLLAVGFALIAALVIAWGTVVRHRIAAHQPDNGDSPIVAAAKRPLWWFALLTALSGYGFQVLALGFGTLLIVQPVLALTLMFTFPMTAFYEKRRLTMDEIIGGALLTVSVATLVILGKPVPFHGKVTFHDWLPAIIVTAIVMGIIYAASIRMSAPYRGLSLGVITGITYGFVAVLSKAAVNVFNHGGLLILLTAWEFYALIACAVLGTIIQQYAFNVGALRLSLPAMTTLEPVVAFILSYAVLGEKFQVHGWNWAIMGIALVTMILSTFALSARGNA; this comes from the coding sequence GTGCATGACAATCTTCTAGCCGTAGGCTTCGCCCTCATTGCGGCCTTAGTTATTGCCTGGGGCACCGTCGTGCGTCATCGCATTGCCGCACACCAGCCTGACAATGGCGACTCCCCCATCGTGGCGGCCGCAAAACGGCCCCTCTGGTGGTTTGCCCTGCTCACGGCACTATCCGGTTATGGGTTTCAGGTGCTTGCCCTGGGGTTCGGCACCTTACTCATTGTGCAGCCCGTCCTGGCCCTGACCCTCATGTTCACCTTCCCCATGACCGCGTTCTATGAGAAACGCCGCCTCACCATGGACGAAATCATCGGCGGGGCGCTGCTCACCGTGTCGGTGGCCACCCTGGTGATTTTGGGGAAACCCGTCCCCTTCCACGGCAAAGTCACCTTCCACGATTGGTTGCCTGCCATCATTGTTACGGCGATAGTCATGGGCATTATTTATGCAGCCTCCATCCGAATGTCGGCTCCCTACCGGGGATTATCCCTCGGCGTCATCACCGGCATCACCTATGGGTTTGTGGCCGTTTTATCCAAGGCGGCGGTGAATGTGTTCAACCATGGTGGCCTGCTCATCCTCCTGACCGCCTGGGAGTTTTACGCCCTCATCGCCTGCGCTGTTCTTGGCACCATCATCCAGCAATACGCCTTCAACGTGGGAGCGCTGCGCCTCTCCCTGCCGGCCATGACCACCTTGGAGCCCGTGGTCGCCTTTATTTTGAGCTATGCCGTCTTGGGGGAAAAGTTCCAGGTGCATGGGTGGAATTGGGCCATCATGGGGATAGCGCTCGTCACCATGATTCTGTCCACATTCGCCTTGTCCGCACGCGGCAACGCCTGA
- a CDS encoding type 1 glutamine amidotransferase, whose amino-acid sequence MSTLQIGLVLPDVLGTYGDDGNALVLRQRARMRGFDANIVRIHLGDPIPTSLDVYCLGGGEDTAQILAAEHINTDGGLHKAAAAGRPILAICAGLQVLGESFRADNRMVTGAGLIDATTGSLKKRFIGELQSTPHPNDGGITAGLTEPLTGFGNHFGSSILGSDAKPLGIVTHGVGNSDTEQPTYEGAVQGSIICTYMHGPVLARNPQLADLLLAWALDMPMSELQPLDLPVVDKLRRERLQR is encoded by the coding sequence ATGAGCACCCTACAGATTGGTTTGGTTCTGCCCGACGTACTCGGCACCTACGGTGATGACGGCAACGCCCTCGTGCTACGCCAACGCGCCCGCATGCGCGGCTTCGACGCGAACATCGTGCGCATCCACCTTGGCGACCCCATCCCCACCAGCCTCGACGTGTACTGCCTCGGCGGTGGCGAAGACACCGCCCAAATCCTTGCCGCGGAACACATCAACACCGACGGTGGCCTGCACAAAGCAGCGGCGGCCGGCCGACCCATCCTGGCGATCTGCGCCGGGTTGCAGGTTCTTGGTGAATCGTTCCGCGCCGATAATAGGATGGTCACCGGCGCCGGGCTTATCGACGCTACCACCGGCAGCCTGAAAAAGCGGTTCATCGGAGAACTCCAATCCACCCCCCACCCAAACGATGGCGGCATCACCGCCGGCCTCACCGAACCGCTCACCGGGTTTGGTAACCATTTCGGCTCCAGCATTCTCGGGTCGGATGCGAAACCATTAGGCATCGTCACCCACGGGGTGGGCAACTCCGATACCGAGCAGCCCACCTACGAAGGCGCAGTTCAGGGCAGTATCATCTGCACCTACATGCACGGACCGGTCCTGGCCCGCAACCCCCAACTGGCGGATCTTCTCCTGGCATGGGCATTGGACATGCCCATGTCCGAACTGCAGCCGTTGGACCTTCCGGTCGTCGACAAGCTGCGGAGGGAACGGCTACAGCGTTAG
- the leuA gene encoding 2-isopropylmalate synthase: MAIHDTFISAPTSDITKPAGEPPADQPKWNKQRGSAMPAHRYQPFAQEVEDVTLPDRTWPDNKITHAPAWCAVDLRDGNQALIDPMSPERKRRMFNLLVQMGYKEIEVGFPSASQTDFDFVREIIEQDMIPDDVTIQVLVQAREHLIRRTFEACEGAKNVIVHFYNSTSILQRNVVFRKDKAAIKKLATDAGELIKTIAKEYPDTNWRWEYSPESFTGTELAYAKEVVDAVVEVMDPTPENPIIINLPSTVEMITPNVYADAIEWMHRNLNRRDSIILSLHPHNDRGTGVASAELAFMAGADRIEGCLFGNGERTGNVCLVTLGLNLLTQGVDPQIDFTNINQIRSTVEYCNQLRVPERHPYGGDLVFTAFSGSHQDAVNKGLDAMAARVHPGANHSDVKWEQLRDELWEVPYLPIDPKDVGRNYEAVIRVNSQSGKGGVAYIMKTDHGMVLPRPMQVEFSSVVQDVTDAQGGEIESKAMWDIFAETYLDATTPLEQVAMRVDAAVTERDQAKITAELRFQGESVTVSGTGNGPIAAYANALEQLGIDVEVQEYTQHARTAGDDAEAAAYIFADVNGQKVWGVGIAGSITYASLKAVTSAVNRAYQAF; encoded by the coding sequence ATGGCCATCCATGACACTTTTATTTCCGCCCCCACTAGCGACATCACCAAACCTGCCGGGGAGCCGCCCGCAGACCAGCCGAAATGGAATAAGCAGCGCGGTTCCGCCATGCCAGCGCACCGCTATCAGCCGTTCGCCCAGGAGGTTGAGGACGTCACCCTGCCGGACCGCACCTGGCCGGATAATAAGATCACGCACGCGCCAGCCTGGTGTGCGGTGGATTTGCGGGACGGAAACCAGGCGCTGATTGATCCGATGAGCCCGGAGCGGAAACGCCGCATGTTTAACCTGCTGGTGCAGATGGGTTACAAAGAGATTGAGGTGGGGTTCCCGTCGGCGTCACAAACCGATTTCGATTTTGTCCGGGAGATCATCGAACAGGACATGATCCCGGACGATGTGACCATCCAGGTGCTGGTGCAGGCCCGGGAGCACCTGATTCGCCGCACATTCGAGGCCTGCGAGGGTGCCAAGAATGTGATTGTACACTTCTATAACTCCACATCGATTTTGCAGCGGAATGTGGTGTTCCGTAAGGACAAAGCCGCAATCAAGAAACTGGCCACGGATGCCGGCGAATTGATTAAAACGATCGCCAAGGAATACCCAGACACGAATTGGCGGTGGGAGTATTCCCCGGAGTCGTTTACCGGCACCGAATTGGCGTATGCGAAGGAAGTGGTGGACGCGGTGGTGGAGGTCATGGACCCCACCCCGGAGAATCCGATCATTATTAATCTGCCGTCCACGGTGGAGATGATTACCCCGAACGTGTATGCGGATGCGATCGAGTGGATGCACCGGAATTTGAACCGGCGGGATTCCATTATTTTGTCGCTGCACCCGCATAACGATCGGGGCACCGGGGTGGCTTCCGCCGAGCTGGCGTTCATGGCCGGCGCGGACCGGATCGAGGGCTGTCTGTTTGGGAATGGCGAACGCACCGGCAACGTGTGCCTGGTCACACTGGGGTTGAATCTGTTGACGCAGGGTGTGGATCCGCAGATTGATTTCACCAATATCAACCAGATTCGCTCCACGGTGGAGTACTGCAACCAGCTGCGGGTACCGGAGCGGCATCCCTACGGCGGTGACCTGGTGTTTACCGCGTTCTCCGGGTCGCACCAGGATGCGGTGAATAAGGGGCTGGATGCGATGGCCGCCCGGGTGCATCCGGGCGCGAACCACAGCGATGTGAAGTGGGAGCAGTTGCGGGACGAACTGTGGGAGGTCCCCTACCTGCCGATCGACCCGAAGGATGTGGGCCGAAACTACGAGGCGGTGATTCGAGTGAATTCGCAATCCGGCAAGGGCGGCGTGGCCTACATCATGAAGACGGATCATGGCATGGTGCTGCCGCGGCCCATGCAGGTGGAATTCTCGTCGGTGGTGCAGGACGTCACCGATGCGCAGGGCGGCGAGATTGAGTCGAAGGCCATGTGGGACATTTTCGCCGAAACCTACCTGGATGCGACCACCCCCCTGGAGCAGGTGGCCATGCGTGTGGATGCGGCGGTGACGGAGCGGGACCAGGCGAAGATCACGGCCGAGCTGCGGTTCCAAGGGGAATCGGTGACGGTCAGTGGCACGGGCAACGGTCCGATCGCGGCGTACGCGAATGCGCTGGAACAATTGGGGATTGATGTTGAGGTGCAGGAATACACCCAGCACGCCCGGACCGCGGGTGATGACGCGGAGGCCGCCGCCTACATTTTCGCCGACGTGAACGGCCAGAAGGTGTGGGGTGTGGGCATCGCCGGATCTATCACCTATGCGTCGCTGAAGGCGGTCACGTCGGCGGTGAACCGCGCATACCAGGCTTTTTAA
- a CDS encoding YbaB/EbfC family nucleoid-associated protein, translating into MSQPDMSDILAQAQEMQAKLQAAQEEIMSSIVIGQAGNGLVSVSMQGSGTVTSVNIDPKVIDPEDPDTLQDLLVGAYNDAHGQLAKIAQDKMGPLQGAMGGFGF; encoded by the coding sequence ATGAGTCAACCTGATATGTCCGATATTTTGGCCCAGGCGCAGGAAATGCAGGCTAAGCTGCAGGCTGCGCAGGAAGAGATTATGTCGTCCATTGTGATTGGGCAGGCTGGCAATGGGCTGGTGTCGGTGTCGATGCAGGGTTCCGGCACTGTCACGTCGGTGAACATTGATCCGAAGGTGATCGACCCCGAAGACCCCGACACTTTGCAGGACCTCCTGGTTGGCGCCTACAACGATGCGCACGGCCAGCTCGCCAAGATCGCCCAGGATAAGATGGGGCCCCTGCAAGGCGCCATGGGTGGCTTCGGATTCTAG